A single Lactuca sativa cultivar Salinas chromosome 8, Lsat_Salinas_v11, whole genome shotgun sequence DNA region contains:
- the LOC111893594 gene encoding formin-like protein 6, with translation MALLRKFLHKKPPDGLVYVYESLYVFDSCFRIKTWEQEEYKAYVGNIISQFQETYPESSVMIFNFREGDTASKIHQFLSEYFITIMDYPWHYEGCPLLSVEVIHHFLKSSESWLSLGQHNILLMHCEVGGWPVLAFMSAALLLYRKQYTAANRALEMVYKQAPSGVSSQLLSPLNSLASQLRYLQFVLKRNADEQWPPAKKPLTLVCVVMRMIPDFDGKGGCCPIFRIYGRDPLLHVEKSSKLLFSTPRRSKNVCSYNQAESEVVKIDINCHIQGDVVLECLNLHDDDMAKEDIMYRAMFNTAFIKSNTLVLNRNEIDVSWHIKDQFSKDFKVELLFSEMNATASTVPVDLSCFEEEGLPMEAFAKVQDMFSSVDWLVPKSDAALNRLHNMALSDIVNEMLGIQSIESSNLLQTLPKKNQGKEGTQVSHTKSKSSFLGDEKTSSGILGPRSVSLPRHLPSSKQLQASLDGGAKAFSSFKSMSPHIILTCTHPFVSDKLEACLHDGGASSLPPFVPASSPPPGPPQPPPSAPPKSDGGDKPPPAPPPAPPPPVQPPPKSNPAPPPPPPRKSGPPPPPPPVNGNKEGGAGPPSPPPASIGGGVTAPSPPPPINKPRVLSRTSAVKTQPAKRMKPLHWLKINRVGQGSLWAESEKSGEAARAPEIDMSELETLFSASNPNSDKATKAKSKAANKPERVQLIDHRRAYNCEIMLSKVKSPLHELMEHVLNLDESAMDVDQVDKLIKFCPTKEEMELLKGYKGEHGMLGKCEQFFLELMKVPRSEAKLIVFSYKIQFSTQISELSDSLNVVYLSVEQIRSSVKLRRVMQTILSLGNALNQGTTRGAAVGFRLDSLLKLNETRARSNKMTLMHYLCKVLADKLPELLDFCKELGSLEPASKIQLKILAEGMQAITEGLEKVVQEKKLCKKDGHGSKKFRKCLKKFLASVEPDVRSLAALYSGVGKSVDALIIYFGEDPAKCPYERIVETLLKFVTMFNHAHDENCKRIEAHKKAAQKAAEQERRKAEEKEKSKVQNHSKMESELIRNKTPVESAK, from the exons ATGGCGTTGCTACGTAAATTTTTACATAAGAAGCCGCCCGATGGACTTGTTTATGTCTATGAAAGCCTATACG TCTTTGACTCCTGTTTCAGAATTAAAACTTGGGAACAAGAAGAGTACAAAGCCTATGTGGGCAACATCATAAGCCAATTTCAAGAAACTTACCCTGAATCTTCAGTCATGATTTTCAATTTTCGTGAGGGAGATACAGCAAGCAAGATCCACCAATTTTTATCAGAATACTTTATTACTATAATGGACTACCCTTGGCACTATGAAGGTTGCCCATTGCTCTCAGTGGAGGTGATACACCATTTTCTTAAATCAAGTGAAAGCTGGCTCTCACTTGGACAACATAACATTTTGCTAATGCACTGTGAGGTTGGTGGTTGGCCAGTTTTGGCTTTCATGTCGGCTGCTCTTCTACTTTACAGAAAACAATACACTGCTGCAAATAGGGCCCTGGAGATGGTTTATAAGCAGGCCCCATCTGGTGTGTCTTCACAGTTGTTGTCACCATTGAATTCGTTGGCTTCTCAGTTGAGGTACTTACAGTTTGTGTTAAAGAGGAATGCTGATGAGCAATGGCCTCCAGCAAAAAAACCACTCACATTAGTTTGTGTGGTGATGAGAATGATTCCTGATTTTGATGGAAAAGGGGGTTGTTGTCCTATATTTAGAATTTATGGGCGTGATCCTTTGTTACATGTTGAAAAAAGCTCTAAACTTCTTTTTTCAACCCCAAGGAGGAGTAAAAATGTCTGCTCATACAATCAG GCGGAAAGTGAAGTGGTCAAAATTGATATTAATTGCCATATTCAAGGTGACGTTGTGCTGGAGTGTCTTAACTTGCATGATGATGACATGGCAAAGGAAGATATTATGTATCGTGCCATGTTCAACACAGCGTTCATCAAGTCAAATACTTTAGTGCTTAATCGTAATGAAATCGATGTATCTTGGCACATTAAGGATCAATTTTCTAAAGACTTTAAAGTTGAG CTTCTTTTCTCGGAAATGAACGCTACAGCTTCTACGGTTCCAGTAGATTTGTCTTGTTTCGAAGAAGAGGGGCTACCAATGGAAGCATTTGCAAAGGTTCAAGATATGTTTAGTAGTGTGGATTGGCTTGTACCTAAAAGTGATGCGGCTTTGAATAGGCTACATAATATGGCTTTATCTGATATTGTTAATGAAATGTTGGGGATTCAAAGCATTGAATCTAGCAATCTACTTCAAACACTTCCCAAAAAGAATCAAGGCAAAGAAGGAACTCAAGTATCTCATACAAAGTCAAAGAGTTCATTTCTTGGTGATGAGAAGACCTCATCTGGTATTTTGGGGCCGAGAAGTGTTTCGCTTCCTAGACACTTACCATCATCAAAACAGTTACAAGCATCATTGGATGGTGGTGCAAAAGCTTTTTCATCTTTTAAATCCATGTCACCTCATATAATCTTGACATGTACACATCCTTTTGTTTCTGACAAACTCGAGGCATGTTTGCATGATGGTGGGGCATCTTCTTTGCCTCCTTTTGTCCCAGCGTCCAGCCCACCACCTGGGCCGCCTCAACCGCCCCCATCTGCTCCTCCAAAGAGTGATGGAGGTGACAAACCTCCACCTGCACCACCAccagcaccaccaccaccagtgCAACCCCCACCGAAATCAAACCCAGccccgccgccaccaccaccacgtaAATCaggtccaccaccaccacctcctccagttAATGGAAACAAAGAAGGTGGTGCAGGTCCACCATCTCCACCACCAGCTTCAATAGGAGGCGGTGTAACTGCTCCATCTCCACCGCCTCCTATAAATAAACCGCGTGTTTTATCAAGGACATCTGCTGTGAAAACTCAACCAGCAAAAAGGATGAAGCCTTTACATTGGTTAAAAATAAATAGAGTAGGACAAGGAAGCTTGTGGGCTGAATCAGAAAAATCTGGTGAAGCAGCAAG GGCACCAGAGATTGATATGTCTGAACTTGAAACACTCTTCTCAGCATCAAATCCAAATTCTGACAAGGCCACAAAAGCAAAATCCAAAGCAGCTAATAAACCTGAAAGAGTACAACTG ATTGATCATAGGCGGGCATATAACTGTGAAATCATGCTTTCAAAGGTGAAATCACCATTGCATGAATTGATG GAACATGTCCTTAATTTGGATGAATCAGCAATGGATGTTGATCAGGTGGATAAGCTTATAAAGTTTTGTCCTACAAAGGAGGAGATGGAACTACTTAAG GGCTATAAAGGAGAACATGGAATGTTGGGCAAATGTGAACAG TTCTTCTTAGAGCTAATGAAAGTTCCGCGTTCAGAAGCGAAGCTGATTGTTTTTTCATATAAGATACAGTTTAGTACACAG ATTTCAGAACTTAGCGATAGCCTAAACGTTGTATATTTATCAGTAGAACAG ATTAGGAGTTCTGTAAAGTTGAGGAGAGTCATGCAGACAATTCTTTCCCTTGGTAATGCTTTGAACCAGGGAACTACAAGAG GTGCTGCTGTTGGGTTCAGATTGGACAGCCTCTTAAAACTTAATGAAACACGTGCCAGGAGCAATAAAATGACTCTCATGCATTATCTTTGTAAG GTGCTTGCAGACAAACTGCCTGAACTTTTAGATTTTTGCAAGGAACTTGGCAGCTTGGAACCTGCATCAAAG ATACAACTAAAAATCTTGGCAGAAGGTATGCAAGCGATTACAGAAGGACTAGAGAAAGTAGTCCAAGAAAAGAAATTGTGTAAAAAAGATGGACATGGGTCTAAAAAATTTCGGAAG TGTCTGAAAAAGTTTCTTGCTTCTGTGGAACCTGACGTGaggtcccttgccgcactttactcTGGGGTG GGTAAAAGTGTGGATGCTTTAATTATTTACTTTGGAGAAGACCCTGCCAAATGCCCATATGAAAGAA TTGTTGAAACTTTGCTTAAGTTTGTGACAATGTTTAATCACGCCCATGATGAAAACTGCAAGCGGATAGAGGCCCATAAGAAGGCGGCACAGAAAGCAGCCGAACAAGAAAGAAGAAAggcagaagaaaaagaaaagtcaAAAGTACAAAATCATTCCAAAATGGAGTCAGAACTGATAAGAAATAAAACCCCTGTAGAAAGtgccaaataa